Proteins from a single region of Halichoerus grypus chromosome 13, mHalGry1.hap1.1, whole genome shotgun sequence:
- the SERPIND1 gene encoding heparin cofactor 2 yields MKHLFQPLIVSLILMSMRGSNSLASQLEKGGEDSPSADPQWGQLSSKNLSMALLPADFHKENTVTNDWITEGEEDEDYLDLEKIFSEDDDYIDIIDAVSPTDSEAGAGNILELFQGKSRIQRLNILNAKFAFNLYQVLKEQACASDNIFIAPVGISTAMGMISFGLQGETYEQVHSILHFKDFVNASSKYEIMTIHNLFRKLTHRLFRRNFGYTLRSVNDLYVQKQFPILDDFKRKVREYYFAEAQAADFSDSAFVSKTNNHILKITKGLIKDALENIDPATQMMILNCIYFKGSWVNKFPVEMTHNHNFRLNEREVVKVSMMQTKGNFLAANDQELDCDVLRLEYVGGISMLIVVPHKLSGMKTLETQLTPQVVERWQKSMTNRTREVLLPKFKLEKNYNLVEALKSMGVTALFDKDSNMTGISDQRITIDLFKHQGTITVNEEGTQAAAMTTVGFMPLTTQVRFTVDRPFLFLIYEHRTSCLLFMGRVANPTKS; encoded by the exons ATGAAACACCTCTTCCAACCTCTCATCGTTTCTCTCATACTAATGTCCATGCGTGGGAGCAACAGCCTGGCCAGTCAGCTTGAGAAAGGAGGGGAAGATTCTCCATCAGCAGATCCCCAGTGGGGGCAGTTAAGTAGCAAAAACCTGAGCATGGCCCTTCTCCCCGCCGACTTCCACAAGGAAAACACGGTCACCAACGACTGGATcacagagggggaggaggacgaGGACTATCTGGACCTAGAGAAGATATTCAGCGAAGATGATGACTATATTGACATCATTGATGCGGTTTCGCCAACCGATTCAGAGGCCGGTGCTGGGAACATCCTCGAACTCTTCCAAGGCAAGAGCCGGATCCAGCGTCTCAACATTCTCAATGCCAAGTTCGCTTTCAATCTTTACCAAGTGCTGAAGGAGCAGGCCTGTGCTTCCGACAACATCTTCATAGCCCCAGTGGGCATTTCCACGGCCATGGGTATGATTTCCTTTGGACTGCAGGGGGAGACCTATGAACAAGTGCACTCGATTTTGCATTTCAAAGACTTTGTCAATGCCAGCAGCAAGTATGAGATCATGACCATTCACAATCTCTTCCGTAAGCTGACTCATCGCCTCTTCAGGAGGAATTTTGGGTACACACTGCGGTCAGTCAATGATCTTTACGTCCAGAAGCAATTTCCAATCCTGGATGACTTCAAAAGAAAAGTAAGAGAGTACTACTTTGCAGAGGCCCAGGCGGCTGACTTCTCAGACTCTGCCTTCGTATCGAAAACCAATAACCACATTCTGAAGATCACCAAGGGTCTCATAAAAGACGCTCTGGAGAATATAGACCCAGCTACTCAGATGATGATTCTAAACTGCATCTACTTTAAAG GATCCTGGGTGAATAAATTCCCAGTAGAAATGACACACAACCACAACTTCCGGCTAAATGAGCGAGAGGTGGTCAAAGTTTCCATGATGCAGACCAAGGGGAACTTTCTGGCAGCAAATGACCAGGAGCTGGATTGCGATGTCCTGAGGCTGGAGTATGTGGGGGGCATCAGCATGCTAATCGTGGTCCCGCACAAGCTGTCTGGGATGAAGACCCTCGAGACACAGCTGACGCCCCAGGTGGTGGAGAGATGGCAGAAAAGCATGACAAACAG AACTCGAGAAGTGCTCCTGCCAAAATTCAAGCTGGAGAAGAACTACAACCTGGTGGAGGCCCTGAAGTCAATGGGGGTCACGGCACTGTTCGACAAAGACAGCAATATGACAGGAATCTCAGACCAGAGGATCACCATCGATCTG TTCAAGCACCAAGGAACCATCACGGTGAACGAGGAGGGCACCCAGGCTGCCGCCATGACCACGGTGGGGTTCATGCCGCTGACTACCCAAGTCCGTTTCACTGTCGACcgccccttcctcttcctcatctaTGAGCACCGCACCAGCTGCCTGCTCTTCATGGGGAGAGTTGCCAACCCCACCAAGTCTTAA